In Oncorhynchus gorbuscha isolate QuinsamMale2020 ecotype Even-year linkage group LG08, OgorEven_v1.0, whole genome shotgun sequence, one genomic interval encodes:
- the LOC124041670 gene encoding MAU2 chromatid cohesion factor homolog isoform X2, with protein MATSGEAPESWYLALLGFAEHFRTSSPPKIRLCVHCLQAVFQFKPPQRVEARTHLQLGSVLYHHTKNTELARSHLEKAWFISQQIPQFEDVKFEAASLLSELYCQQLLLHNLVDSAKPLLRKAIQISQQTPYWHCRLLFQLAQLHTLEKDLVSACDLLGVGAEYARVVGSEYTRALFLLSKGMLLMERKLGEVHPLLTLCGTIVENWQGNPIQKESLRVFFLVLQVTHYLDAGQVKSVKPCLKQLQQCIQTISTLHDDEILPSNPADLFHWLPKEHMCVLVYLVTVMHSMQAGYLEKAQKYTDKALMQLEKLKMLDSSPILSTFQVILLEHIIMCRLVTGHKATALQEISQVCQLCAQSPRLFTNHASQLHTLLGLYCISVNCMDNAEAQFTAALRVSDLTTHQELWAFIVTNLASVYIREGNRHQELYSLLERINPDHNFPVSSHCLRAAAFYIRGLLSFFQGRYNEAKRFLRETLKMSNAEDLNRLTACSLVLLGHIFYVLGNHRESNNMVVPAMQLASKIPDMSVQLWSSALLKGKMTWVGGWVVLTGTVVLTGTVFLPVDLNKACGNTIDAHEAAQMHQNFSQQLLQDHIAACSLPEHNLISWTDGPPPVGQFQAQNGPTTSLASLL; from the exons ATGGCGACAAGCGGAGAAGCCCCGGAATCTTGGTATCTGGCTCTGCTTGGCTTTGCGGAACATTTTCGCACCTCAAGTCCCCCCAAGATCCGTCTCTGCGTCCACTGTCTGCAGGCGGTGTTCCAGTTTAAGCCGCCGCAGAGGGTCGAAGCCCGAACTCATCTCCAACTGGGCTCGGTACTCTACCACCACACCAAGAACACGGAACTCGCCCGGAGCCACTTGGAGAAAGCG TGGTTCATATCACAACAA ATCCCTCAGTTTGAAGATGTCAAATTTGAGGCTGCAAGTCTTCTGTCAGAGCTCTATTGCCAACAG CTGCTTTTGCAT AATCTGGTTGACTCTGCAAAGCCCTTGCTGCGGAAGGCCATTCAGATCTCCCAACAGACTCCCTACTGGCACTGCAGATTACTCTTCCAATTGGCG CAACTGCACACGCTGGAGAAGGATCTAGTGTCAGCCTGTGACCTCCTGGGGGTCGGGGCAGAGTATGCCCGTGTAGTGGGCTCCGAGTACACCAG AGCCCTCTTTCTTTTGAGTAAAGGAATG CTGCTGATGGAGAGGAAGCTGGGGGAGGTGCACCCCCTGTTGACTCTGTGTGGGACCATCGTGGAGAACTGGCAGGGAAACCCCATCCAGAAGGAGTCTCTCAGGGTCTTCTTCCTGGTGCTGCAGGTCACACACTACCTGGACGCTGGACAG GTGAAGAGTGTGAAGCCGTGTCTGAAGCAGCTGCAGCAGTGCATCCAGACCATCTCTACACTCCACGACGATGAGATCCTACCCAGTAACCCTGCCGACCTGTTCCACTGGCTGCCCAAGGAGCACATGTGTGTCCTCGTCTACCTG GTGACAGTCATGCACTCCATGCAAGCAGGCTACCTGGAGAAGGCCCAGAAATACACAGACAAAGCTCTGATGCAACTGGAAAAGCTCAAAA TGCTGGACTCCAGCCCCATCCTCTCCACGTTCCAAGTCATCCTACTGGAACACATCATCATGTGTCGACTCGTCACTGGTCACAAGGCCACGGCACTGCAGGAG ATCTCTCAGGTGTGTCAGCTGTGCGCTCAGTCTCCAAGGTTGTTCACCAACCACGCATCCCAGCTACACACCCTGCTA GGTCTGTACTGCATCTCCGTGAACTGCATGGATAACGCAGAGGCGCAGTTCACTGCTGCCCTGCGGGTGAGTGAC CTGACGACGCACCAGGAGCTATGGGCGTTCATCGTGACCAACTTGGCCAGCGTCTACATTAGGGAAGGCAACAGGCACCAGGAG CTTTATAGCCTGTTGGAGAGGATAAACCCAGATCACAACTTCCCTGTCAG CTCTCATTGTCTGCGAGCAGCAGCCTTCTACATCCGTGGACTGCTCTCCTTCTTCCAGGGACGATACAATGAGGCCAA GCGGTTCCTGAGGGAGACTCTGAAGATGTCCAATGCCGAAGACCTGAATCGTCTGACCGCATGCTCTCTGGTCCTACTGGGCCATATCTTCTATGTGCTGGGGAACCACCGG GAGAGCAACAACATGGTTGTTCCAGCTATGCAGCTGGCCAGCAAGATCCCCGACATGTCAGTCCAGCTCTGGTCCTCAGCTCTGCTCAAGGGTAAGATgacgtgggtgggtgggtgggtggtacTGACTGGGACTGTGGTACTGACTGGGACTGTTTTCCTCCCCGTAGATCTAAACAAGGCGTGTGGGAACACGATAGATGCCCACGAGGCGGCTCAGATGCACCAGAACTTCTCCCAGCAGCTCCTGCAGGACCACATTGCTGCCTGCAGTCTCCCTGAGCACAACCTCATCAGT TGGACGGATGGACCACCTCCAGTGGGCCAGTTTCAGGCACAGAACGGACCCACTACCAGCCTGGCCAGCCTACTCTGA